Part of the Lolium rigidum isolate FL_2022 chromosome 6, APGP_CSIRO_Lrig_0.1, whole genome shotgun sequence genome, AGTGGGTTCATTTAGTTTGTCGATGGTTCAGTTGGATGGATGGCAGTTAGTCATGGATGGATGGTCCGTGTTATaaatcgagatgcacaataaacgaagaacgaaaaagaaaacactgcaggggacacgagattttaacgtggaaaacccttgcaacacacaagggaaaaaccacgggcgccagccagcaaaactttacTATtttggtggtgtttacaaacgccgtgggtgtacaatgatgcgatgaaaaccctagcggcggcttacagggaaaatatatagacggtggcaacgatccgtaccgcggggggcttcGCCCCCCGCACCCCCAGGTGCACCTGCTGGGCCTCGGTGTGGGCTAACTTCAGACTCGCTTCgctcggcccaagcctaccggcgacgggcctcgctccgctcgtcagaagttagccttttcttggaatttggatcacaatataacagtcCGCACGAAAAACTAGCGCTGATCTTGCACACACTCTCAATTGCCACTGCCAGTATCTTCGCCATGTATTGCTACAAATTTGCTCGACATCGGGTGAGATAATCAGATATTCGACACTTTCACAGCTGGGACCTATTCGCAACTTGCATGCATTGTACAATTGGAAGTATAGCTCGTGACATTATAGGTCCTAGTTTGTCTCAAAGAGACGACCATAGTGGTACTGGTACTGCAAGTCTTCAGTTACACATAGTGGTACTCCAAGTCTTCAGATACAAGAGCAACATCAACAGCTGCTAATTTCAGTTATTGGGTGGTCAAGATGAAGCCAGGACGATCCAACGGCTCAcgctgaccatatggagatggataTTTTTTACATTTTGATTGTTTTTAAAGCAAGGAGAGGGTTTTTAATTGGAAATCGTGAATCCGACTCATCTCGTTGCTTCGTTTGCTCATTCCAATGGACTGAATCTTCTTGAGCTCTGAACACAATTATCCGAACCTGGTTTAATACTTTAATTTAACAATACACATGCCCACCTAATGTTGTACAGTATATGTGAAACAGATACATCTGCAGCCAGAGTTATACGGGTTTCTTTCTACTACAAAGAATGGCTCAAGTTAAAGGGCAATGCTATGGTATGAATTAGGTACTCAGCAACTGCACAGGTAAACACAAACTATGTTTTCGCACAGACACGCAtctatctcctcctcctcctgtccTCCGATGATTCATCGGATGTGGCTTCTCGAAAATGAAAAGAGCCCGGCATCGCGAGCAGGAGCCTGGAATCAGAGTGGCGGTACAAGTTAGAAGGCGTGTCTGCAGCATGTGCCGCCATACCGAAGGATCTTAAGAGGCATACCTGTGTCTTCATTGAAGGGAAGATGTTCCAGAACCTGAGGGTTTCGTCACCTGCTCCTGTTACTATTGTCTGCGTAAATGGAAACCGGGCATGTGTTACATCTCATGTCGCCAATAACATATTCTTTCTGAATACTTATGTGATTATTAAGTGTCCCTGTAATTCATCAGATGATCTCCTCACGAATGGAAAACTAGTATTTGATTCTGAACTGGATTTATTACCTGCCCGTCAGGTGACGTTGCAAGGTAAAGCACACGCAGCGTATGTCCAGTTAGAGTAGCCACCTGGTATTCCAAAATATTCAATGGTCAGTAATAGAAGCACATGCACTGTATGACCTTCCCCCTACTGCACCAATATATAAACTTTCCAGAGGGAACATTTAAATAGTACTCCATCTAATATcatcatatatatgttgaaggTTCGAAGGATTTCAGTGATTAAACCATTCCAATACCAAATCTTAAACATTAAAAAAAGCCATTTAAAAAATGTACACAGCAAAGCTTAACTTTGACATAGATGGGTACTTTAAACCATATTTCAGTGACTAAACCATATTCCAACACCATATCTTAAACATTAAAAGAAGGCATTTATGTACACAGCAAAGCTTAACTTTGAGATAGATGGGTACTTCCAAACCATTATTTCAGTGTCTAAACATTCCAGTACCATATCTTAAACATTAAAACAAAACCATTTTAAAAATGTAGACAACAAAGCTTACCTTTGACATAGATGGGTACTTCCAAACCATTATTTGGTTCTGGGAATACCCATGGGTGCTCACAAGCTCATTCACATTCTTACACCAGGCAAGATTGCAAACCTGCAACACAAAATGGTAATCAGCACAAACTCACATATTCACTGCAAAACAAACCGCGAGAGGTCTTGTTCAGAACTATAAGAACTTGCCTGGCTGCCTGTGTCGATAGAGTTCAGCATGTTTCCATTCGCCGTGTTCCAGAACCTGATACATCTATCAGCCGTGCCACCTCCTGAGGCCACGAGGCTGTGCTGGTGCGGTGACCAGGCTATTGCTTTAACCGCAGCGGTATGTTTTGTCAGTCGCAACACCGGCTGCTGCGACCGCTGGTTCCATACTAGAAGCTGGTTGTCGTTTCCACCAGATGCAAGCTCACGGTCGTCATGCGACCATTTCAGGCCACAGACCTGGAAAGATTTATCAATTCATGTTCAGAATGAGTTCTGAAGTCTACATACATGCTACACATGATGCATGCGCATAGGATTGAGTTAACAGTATTCAGGAATATAATGTTTTTGAAGCCACACCTCTGATCTGTGGCCAGAAAATTTGCTGATGTAGTCGCTGGGGACACGGATGTCGTGCTGCAGTATGTTCTTGTCCCTGCCACCAGACGACAAGATGGTAGAGTTCCACGCTAGTACCCCAGCCCGTGTTTGGTGGCCTCCCATATTCCTTATTCGTTTACAGCGAGAGCTATCCCATATCTGTAAGAGTGTGCTTGCATGTTATATTCTTTGAAACGGAAGATTATACATTTATACCCACTTCAGAGTGTTTACTGAAACTTTAAGCTAAATCAAGTGGGAAATGGTTTAAATGTGCAGACAAAATTACTGCATTTGAATCCCTACTGATCTTAGGTGTGATACAGTGAAACAAACAGCTCTGTGTTGTGatgcagtaataataaactttccAATTTGATTTGTTGTGAAACTTTCCCAATGTGCATCATCACATCGGTGTATATCATGTGAAGTTGTGAACCAAACAAACAGCATGGCTGCATCAGTTCATATTTGGGCTACCATCTAACAATGGGAACTGTATATTCTGAACCAACGATCGCAGGGCGTGTAAGAGCAGAATGATGACGAGAGAGTGAACCTGGACATCTCCAAGGCTTGTGCCAATGGCGAGGTAGGATCCCTCGCGCGTCCAGTGCACGGCGCAGACGCTGTCCCTCGGCCCCAGATCGCATAGCTTGGTCACCTGAATGTCCGGCAACCAATCAAAGATGATGCAGGCATCCCATTTGATGACCGGATGTGCGCAAGAAGAGGAAAGAAACAGCAATGTCGATCGAGCTTACCTTACTGCTAGAGGCCGACCAGAGGTAGACGCATGTGCCGAGGCCTACGGCGAGCATGTTCTGCGACGACCAGTCGACGAGGTTGAGGTAGAAGTCGTCCTGCAGAGACGGCGCGTCCAGCACCTGCGTGCACATCGGAGAGAATTCAGCAACCCGCGCGCGCGCGAGGTGTTTGCGGAATTGCGCAGGCGAGCGAGAGAGAAGAGGGGCAAGGCACCTTGTGTGGCGTCTTGGGGACCTTCCTGGGCGCCTTCTTGGGGGTGGAGGCCCCGGATCCGACGGcgccgccgtcgtgcttgtcggcgtTGGCGAAGGGGGAGGAGGGCGCGGAGTGGTCGGTCTTGTAGCGGAAGAGGTTGGTGTTGGGGGAGGTGGGGTTGGGGGAGGAGTCCGGGAAGAGCTCGGCGCGGAGGAGGCGGGTGTAGGGGGTGTCGGGCGCGGCGGGGGAGTTCTTGGAGTTGGGGGAGGGGCGGTCGAGCAGCGCGAAGTTGTGGAGGCGGGAGGAGGAGCGGCAGGGGATGAAGCGGTCGCTGTAGGTGACCTTGGACGGCGACGGCGTCTTGGGGAGGTCCAGCAGCCGCGACGCGGAGCGGGAGGAGACCGGCGACGCGTCCAGGCGGAGGGAtcccgccatcgccgccggcacGTTGAGCCGCGGCGCCGCCGGCTTGGTGGACGCGGATGTGTCCGTCGCCATGGTGAATCTCTGCTCTAGCCTTTGCCGCTACCCGCTCGCGTGGCGCCGCCGATCTCGCTGCGTCTCCGGCGCGTCGGCggcgtggtggcgagggagatggGGAAGGGGGAGGCTGCAACGGTCACTTGGATTTGGAGCGGCGTGAGGTCTATTTTTTTTATGCATGTCCTTTTCTAGGGTGGACGACAGGTAGAGTAGCCGTTGTGGCTGGGACTGACACGCCGTCGATAGGGCCAGCTTGCACGGCTGCCCTTCTTCCTTCCTATCTCATGAATTTCACACCTTCTAATCGATCGATTCCAAGTCAGGATGTTGCCATAGAAACTGAATTTGGAAGCTATTATGTGGCGCAGAGCCTGACTGCCCTGCCTCTCGCGCACTTTTGGCGCGAAAACCTGCCGGCGCCTTTATGTTTCTTGCCGAGATCATTCCCTCTTCTCTCTCGTGTCGACGGTgtcttcctccttctcctctgtAATGGGTGTCTACTTTGCCTTCTAGATCCCGCCGCATCGTGAGTCGGCAACATTGTCCTGCCTCGATCATGCAAAGATCGCATATTCCTCATCCTCCCTCCTTAGTCGGTCGTCCACCTATTTTCCCGTGTTTCTCTTCCTTCCCCTTTTTTcgtgcaattttttttaaaaaaaatgaaccCCTTCGCGCCACCAAACTCATTCGCGCCAACAGACTATTTCGCGCCACCTAACTCCTTTGGGCCAACAAACGAACATTAATTATGCATCTAATTGGGCTAAAGTTTCTATAAATAACACAATATCATTGTCAAATTCAATGTGGGCTTCGTATTATCAAAGTGCCAACCATGTGGGCTTCGTGTCGTGGCCCCTCATTGCGATAAGCCCACGAGTTTGTCTTCTTTGGTCGGAAATTGTCTCTACTCCTTACTCATTCTCATTTCCTTCTCGTCAATTTGTTCATCTCACTTCCCTCTAGATGGAGGTCGTCGAGCGCTGACATCACTCTCTTCGCCTTTTTttctctcttccttctccttttcCCACGCGGTTCGATGACCACGTGCAAACCTATCTTTATAAGACTTAGTATGTCAACTTACCGAATAAAATTTTCATATAGCAAGATCAAATTATCCACGGCATTTAGATCGGCCTCCGTGGTGCGCGAAACTATTCATATGGCCGCACTTGTGTGCAAATCAATATTTCATTTCtaaagggagcttcattgtctcTGATTAAAAGAGAATCATAACATGACAGGCTATGGGATCTCAAGCTTCGCCTTGTAGGGGCACAATTCGGTGCCCCAAATTTGATATTGCCACATAAAGTTATCGATGTGGGACAACATACTCCACAAAAAAGGGCTCCATAATAAGCTCATGTTTGCTCATTCCTAATATTTGAGAGATGTGATAGGCATCTTTAGCAGCGTGACCCAAACAGAGCAAGGTGAGATCGTTTAAGTCTGCGTGGACGGGAGGGCACCAAATACATGGCCGCACAAACGAAACAATGTGTGCGTTTCAATACATTCATGGTCTAAATTTACGCTGAGAATGCATCTGCACTGACGTGGCGCAAACTTCTCGCTTGTCCTCTCGTGGATGGACTATGCACGGTGcctctcttctttctttttttggatcaCTACATTTGAAGGCTTTGTAATAATATTGTACTGGTGTACAGGATGATAATAATACTTGATTTGAGACGAGCCTCTGATTTTGTGCTGGAGGATGGTTCACGTGGCGGCACAGTGTGAGTAGGTGTGGTGACGCAGCAAGACGGCAAAATGTAAATGCTGATCAACCTGATGCTTCAAATGTTGAAAATAGCGCTTAATGAGGATGAGCCACACTTGTGTGTCAGCTGAAGCAATCTGACTAGAAGCAGTAATTCCAAAGTAGCGAGGCCAATTCGTTTTGCAAAGCGTATAGTGCCAATTCGTGTTGTACCTAAAATCATACTGAGATATTCATTTTGACAATAAGATTATCACTAGTGATAACATGATCAAGAGGCAATCAGTAGACGATTTGACCTTTGTATTTTGCAATGAAGAAGAGTCTTGTTATcatttcttttttggttgtgctGTTGCTTTTCATATTTCGCCAGGAGTTAAGAGGGTTTCGGGCATTAACATCCCTTCTTCAACTTTAGTTGAAACCTATCAGCTCTGGAACAATAAGAAAAAGAATCTAGAGTTAAATATGATCAATAATGCTTACGATTTTGAGAATTATTTGGCTAACAAGGAATGATATGGTGTTCAATCAAATACCTTGGGTGGGAATGCAGGTACCGTGGAGGAGGAGAGTGGCTTATACCCTTGCTCAATGGAGCATCGTGATCAAAGGAGAAGACAAAGGAAAGCGGATGAGGTATGTGAGCAGGTTACACCTTGGCTCGTGCTCCGCCTCTGCTGTTTTGGCCGGAGCCTGGCTAACCCCAGAGAAGAGGGCAAAAAGTGAACTGGAGGTGTACATTGGGAATGTGAAGCACGAAGCTTGAGAATCCTTGAAGATCATTGGGACAGTGGCAATGACATTAAAGGCTAATGCGTTGATGTTGGTGGGCAATGGGGAAGGGTTTAGAGTCTTTCCTATGCCTTGATCCTCTCCGTTGCTAGTTTTATGTTTGAGCTGCTGTGGGTTTCAGTCTCTGCTTGTGTTTTCACTTCACTGTAAGAAAGCCTTGAGCTGCATGTGGTGTTTGGCATTGTCCTAAAAACTGATAGCTTGCTGTAAAATCTGTGGCTTTACCCTTTTCTACTAAAAAAATATATTAATTTTGACCAATGTTTTGTAGATAAAAGGCATGgactgcccgactttaaattaataaagccctcaggttCAACACAGACAGAGTTTAAACATTACATGATGCGGCATACAGCTTCGCCAAACAAACGAACTAGGAAGAGTAGCGAACAACATCAGGGGACGCAGATGCAACTCAGGTGGCTTGGTCATTCCTTCTTGGGGCCGCTGCGTCGTGAAGAAGATTGAGCTCGGCGATCACATGTTCTATGCATGGCCGATCCAGAGGCTTTGCCAGGGGCTTCCACAGCTGAAGAAAAAGCATCATTTTAAAGATAATATTAGCGGGATGTTTCAACTTTGACCCAATGGTCATCTTGTTTCTAAAAAGCCACAATGCCCAAGATTGTGCAATAAAAAGGAGCCAAACGCATCTTCTAAATCTACGAGAGAGACTAGAGATGATAGCGAACAGTTGTGCAAAATTAGCGGGGCACCAGCTGCACCCCAGCAGCTGGCGGGTCACGATCCAAGCGAAGATTGCCATGAAACAGGTGAAGAAGATATGCGCGGCAT contains:
- the LOC124667249 gene encoding protein FIZZY-RELATED 3-like — encoded protein: MAGSLRLDASPVSSRSASRLLDLPKTPSPSKVTYSDRFIPCRSSSRLHNFALLDRPSPNSKNSPAAPDTPYTRLLRAELFPDSSPNPTSPNTNLFRYKTDHSAPSSPFANADKHDGGAVGSGASTPKKAPRKVPKTPHKVLDAPSLQDDFYLNLVDWSSQNMLAVGLGTCVYLWSASSSKVTKLCDLGPRDSVCAVHWTREGSYLAIGTSLGDVQIWDSSRCKRIRNMGGHQTRAGVLAWNSTILSSGGRDKNILQHDIRVPSDYISKFSGHRSEVCGLKWSHDDRELASGGNDNQLLVWNQRSQQPVLRLTKHTAAVKAIAWSPHQHSLVASGGGTADRCIRFWNTANGNMLNSIDTGSQVCNLAWCKNVNELVSTHGYSQNQIMVWKYPSMSKVATLTGHTLRVLYLATSPDGQTIVTGAGDETLRFWNIFPSMKTQAPARDAGLFSFSRSHIR